Proteins encoded in a region of the Triticum dicoccoides isolate Atlit2015 ecotype Zavitan chromosome 3A, WEW_v2.0, whole genome shotgun sequence genome:
- the LOC119270589 gene encoding protein DETOXIFICATION 34-like isoform X2 has product MRLGDGDVAGVHTFRKAAHMVWEESKLLWGIGTPIAVSTLSLYAVGSITTIFVGHLGNLPLAAASIGISVFSTFALGFMVPLYVFAEPVLLALGQDPNVAREAARFALYILPGALSLAVNFPSGKFLQAQSKVLVQAWIGVAGLGFHITLTYLLVTVLGWGSPGAAVAYNISLWAIALCQAAYIIGWCKDGWRGWSMAALQDMWSFVRLSLESAVMLCLDIWYMSMIPVLTGHLQDAQLAVDSLGICMSVEGWALMIFVGLNSAISVRVSNELGAGRPMAAMHAVIVVIAESLLIGLLCMLLVLIFRDKFSIIFTSDLELRHAVSKIAGLLGVTMVLNSLQPVISGVAIGGGWQGLVAYINLGCYYAFGLPLGYLLGYHFNYGVGGVWGGMLCGVALQTLMLLFVVWRTDWNVEARLASSRVRKWGGTDVTSPLLEENWLEN; this is encoded by the exons ATGCGGTTAGGCGACGGCGACGTGGCGGGGGTGCACACCTTCCGGAAGGCCGCGCATATGGTGTGGGAGGAATCGAAGCTCCTGTGGGGCATCGGCACACCTATCGCCGTCAGCACACTTAGCTTGTATGCTGTTGgctccatcaccaccatcttcGTCGGCCACCTCGGCAACTTGCCACTGGCCGCGGCCTCAATCGGTATCTCCGTCTTCTCCACCTTCGCCCTTGGATTCATG GTGCCCTTGTACGTCTTTGCCGAGCCGGTGCTCCTGGCCTTGGGCCAGGACCCTAACGTGGCGCGCGAGGCCGCACGCTTCGCGCTGTACATTCTCCCCGGCGCCCTTTCCTTGGCAGTCAACTTCCCCAGCGGCAAGTTCCTCCAGGCGCAGAGCAAGGTCCTGGTCCAAGCCTGGATCGGGGTCGCCGGACTCGGCTTCCACATCACGCTCACCTACCTCCTCGTCACCGTGTTGGGATGGGGATCCCCAGGCGCCGCCGTGGCATACAACATCTCGCTCTGGGCCATCGCGCTGTGCCAGGCGGCCTACATCATCGGCTGGTGCAAGGACGGCTGGAGGGGATGGTCCATGGCGGCTTTGCAAGACATGTGGTCGTTCGTGAGGCTCTCGCTTGAGTCAGCCGTCATGCTCTGCCTTGATATTTGGTACATGAGCATGATCCCGGTTCTCACTGGCCATCTTCAGGATGCGCAGCTAGCCGTAGACTCGCTTGGGATCTG CATGAGCGTAGAAGGATGGGCGCTTATGATCTTCGTTGGCCTCAATTCTGCTATCAGTGTCCGAGTCTCCAATGAGCTTGGTGCTGGACGTCCAATGGCAGCCATGCACGCTGTCATCGTCGTCATCGCCGAGTCGCTCCTCATCGGGCTGCTATGCATGCTCCTCGTCTTGATCTTTAGAGATAAGTTCTCCATCATCTTCACTAGCGATTTGGAGCTCCGACACGCTGTCTCCAAGATTGCTGGACTGCTTGGGGTGACCATGGTGCTCAACAGCCTGCAGCCTGTGATTTCAG GGGTTGCTATTGGAGGAGGATGGCAAGGCCTTGTTGCATACATCAATCTAGGCTGCTACTACGCATTTGGGCTACCCTTGGGGTACCTTCTCGGCTACCACTTCAACTACGGAGTTGGG GGGGTCTGGGGTGGCATGCTTTGCGGGGTTGCACTCCAGACACTTATGTTACTCTTCGTAGTGTGGAGAACGGATTGGAATGTAGAG GCCAGACTAGCTTCGAGCCGTGTGCGCAAATGGGGCGGCACCGACGTAACCAGCCCACTCCTGGAAGAGAACTGGCTAGAGAACTGA
- the LOC119270589 gene encoding protein DETOXIFICATION 35-like isoform X1, which translates to MRLGDGDVAGVHTFRKAAHMVWEESKLLWGIGTPIAVSTLSLYAVGSITTIFVGHLGNLPLAAASIGISVFSTFALGFMMGMGSALETLCGQAFGAGQVAMLGVYLQRSWIVLGVAALLMVPLYVFAEPVLLALGQDPNVAREAARFALYILPGALSLAVNFPSGKFLQAQSKVLVQAWIGVAGLGFHITLTYLLVTVLGWGSPGAAVAYNISLWAIALCQAAYIIGWCKDGWRGWSMAALQDMWSFVRLSLESAVMLCLDIWYMSMIPVLTGHLQDAQLAVDSLGICMSVEGWALMIFVGLNSAISVRVSNELGAGRPMAAMHAVIVVIAESLLIGLLCMLLVLIFRDKFSIIFTSDLELRHAVSKIAGLLGVTMVLNSLQPVISGVAIGGGWQGLVAYINLGCYYAFGLPLGYLLGYHFNYGVGGVWGGMLCGVALQTLMLLFVVWRTDWNVEARLASSRVRKWGGTDVTSPLLEENWLEN; encoded by the exons ATGCGGTTAGGCGACGGCGACGTGGCGGGGGTGCACACCTTCCGGAAGGCCGCGCATATGGTGTGGGAGGAATCGAAGCTCCTGTGGGGCATCGGCACACCTATCGCCGTCAGCACACTTAGCTTGTATGCTGTTGgctccatcaccaccatcttcGTCGGCCACCTCGGCAACTTGCCACTGGCCGCGGCCTCAATCGGTATCTCCGTCTTCTCCACCTTCGCCCTTGGATTCATG ATGGGCATGGGGAGCGCGCTGGAGACGCTGTGCGGGCAGGCGTTCGGCGCTGGTCAGGTGGCCATGCTCGGCGTGTACCTGCAGCGCTCCTGGATTGTCCTCGGTGTCGCCGCGCTCCTCATGGTGCCCTTGTACGTCTTTGCCGAGCCGGTGCTCCTGGCCTTGGGCCAGGACCCTAACGTGGCGCGCGAGGCCGCACGCTTCGCGCTGTACATTCTCCCCGGCGCCCTTTCCTTGGCAGTCAACTTCCCCAGCGGCAAGTTCCTCCAGGCGCAGAGCAAGGTCCTGGTCCAAGCCTGGATCGGGGTCGCCGGACTCGGCTTCCACATCACGCTCACCTACCTCCTCGTCACCGTGTTGGGATGGGGATCCCCAGGCGCCGCCGTGGCATACAACATCTCGCTCTGGGCCATCGCGCTGTGCCAGGCGGCCTACATCATCGGCTGGTGCAAGGACGGCTGGAGGGGATGGTCCATGGCGGCTTTGCAAGACATGTGGTCGTTCGTGAGGCTCTCGCTTGAGTCAGCCGTCATGCTCTGCCTTGATATTTGGTACATGAGCATGATCCCGGTTCTCACTGGCCATCTTCAGGATGCGCAGCTAGCCGTAGACTCGCTTGGGATCTG CATGAGCGTAGAAGGATGGGCGCTTATGATCTTCGTTGGCCTCAATTCTGCTATCAGTGTCCGAGTCTCCAATGAGCTTGGTGCTGGACGTCCAATGGCAGCCATGCACGCTGTCATCGTCGTCATCGCCGAGTCGCTCCTCATCGGGCTGCTATGCATGCTCCTCGTCTTGATCTTTAGAGATAAGTTCTCCATCATCTTCACTAGCGATTTGGAGCTCCGACACGCTGTCTCCAAGATTGCTGGACTGCTTGGGGTGACCATGGTGCTCAACAGCCTGCAGCCTGTGATTTCAG GGGTTGCTATTGGAGGAGGATGGCAAGGCCTTGTTGCATACATCAATCTAGGCTGCTACTACGCATTTGGGCTACCCTTGGGGTACCTTCTCGGCTACCACTTCAACTACGGAGTTGGG GGGGTCTGGGGTGGCATGCTTTGCGGGGTTGCACTCCAGACACTTATGTTACTCTTCGTAGTGTGGAGAACGGATTGGAATGTAGAG GCCAGACTAGCTTCGAGCCGTGTGCGCAAATGGGGCGGCACCGACGTAACCAGCCCACTCCTGGAAGAGAACTGGCTAGAGAACTGA